A part of Gambusia affinis linkage group LG19, SWU_Gaff_1.0, whole genome shotgun sequence genomic DNA contains:
- the tom1 gene encoding target of Myb protein 1 isoform X4 yields the protein MEFLLGNPFSSPVGQLIERATNSSLPSEDWELNMEICDIINSSEEGPRDAVRAIKKRIVANKNFKEVMLALTVLETCVKNCGYRFHISVTTRDFIEGVLVRSIIPRNNPPQIVHDRVLGIIQAWADAFRSSPDLTGVVSVYEDLRRKGLEFPAAQLDGYPAAQAPKKTLPANGPAVTALSAVRLPSKPLIPAHTSELRLALEGTGAFTPSQVKMLKTELGVVRSNLSTMSDMMSQLDPVTAKQADMELLELYTVCKEMQDRIVKIIPRLSEEKLIEELLATNDEMNTAFTRFHRFERRLTNGQSTEQKSDNYMNLSDLYSPVSQSGIASVKSDSSLSLSKPDSLYSLMAKLSTSESDDMLSQKINISSQQLTSDANEVTADDLARAQGSSLQNSRLIPINQSNVMDDVEKWLELEDEYDDYEDSEGVTSEEFDRFLAERAKVAERLPSLRGSSQDASYSES from the exons ATGGAGTTTCTGCTGGGGAATCCGTTCAGCTCGCCGGTGGGCCAGTTAATCG AGCGTGCCACTAACTCCAGTTTACCATCTGAAGACTGGGAACTCAACATGGAAATCTGTGACATAATCAACAGCTCAGAAGAAGG GCCCAGAGACGCAGTCAGAGCCATAAAGAAACGGATTGTGGCGAACAAGAACTTCAAGGAGGTCATGTTGGCTCTTACT GTCCTCGAGACGTGTGTGAAGAACTGCGGCTACAGGTTTCACATCTCGGTGACGACGCGCGACTTCATCGAGGGCGTTCTGGTGCGCTCCATCATCCCCAGGAACAACCCGCCGCAGATCGTACATGACCGAGTCCTCGGCATTATTCAG GCGTGGGCCGACGCATTCCGCAGCTCGCCCGACCTGACGGGCGTGGTGTCGGTGTACGAAGACCTGCGGCGGAAGGGACTGGAGTTCCCGGCGGCTCAGCTCGACGGCTACCCGGCGGCTCAGGCTCCGAAGAAG ACTTTACCTGCGAACGGGCCTGCTGTCACTGCTCTATCTGCTGTGCGCCTGCCCTCTAAACCTCTCATCCCTGCTCACACCTCTGAGCTCAGACTGGCCCTGGAGGGAACCGGTGCCTTCACTCCCAGCCAG GTGAAGATGCTGAAGACGGAGCTGGGCGTGGTGCGCAGCAACCTGTCCACCATGTCGGACATGATGAGCCAGCTGGATCCGGTCACGGCGAAGCAGGCAGACATGGAGCTGCTGGAG TTGTACACTGTATGTAAGGAAATGCAAGACAGGATTGTGAAGATCATCCCCAGACTCAGCGAGGAGAAGCTGATCGAGGAATTACTGGCCACCAACGATGAAATGAACACTGCCTTCACTCGCTTCCACAG GTTTGAAAGAAGATTAACGAACGGTCAAAGCACAGAGCAGAAG AGCGACAACTATATGAACCTGTCCGACCTTTATTCACCCGTCAGCCAATCAGGGATCGCCTCAGTTAAAAGCGACAGCTCCCTCAGTCTGTCCAAGCCAGACAGTTTGTACAGCCTGATGGCCAAGCTGA GTACAAGCGAATCAGACGACATGTTATcgcagaaaataaacatctcaAGTCAGCAACTAAcaag TGATGCGAATGAAGTGACAGCGGACGATCTGGCTCGAGCTCAGGGCAGCAGTTTACAAAACTCCCGATTg ATTCCCATCAACCAGTCCAATGTCATGGACGATGTCGAGAAATGGCTTGAGCTGGAAGACGAG TACGACGACTATGAAGACTCGGAGGGTGTGACCAGTGAAG AGTTCGACAGGTTCCTGGCAGAAAGAGCAAAAGTGGCGGAGCGCCTGCCATCCCTGCGAGGCTCCTCACAGGACGCCAGCTACTCCGAGTCCTAA
- the tom1 gene encoding target of Myb protein 1 isoform X2 yields the protein MEFLLGNPFSSPVGQLIERATNSSLPSEDWELNMEICDIINSSEEGPRDAVRAIKKRIVANKNFKEVMLALTVLETCVKNCGYRFHISVTTRDFIEGVLVRSIIPRNNPPQIVHDRVLGIIQAWADAFRSSPDLTGVVSVYEDLRRKGLEFPAAQLDGYPAAQAPKKTLPANGPAVTALSAVRLPSKPLIPAHTSELRLALEGTGAFTPSQVKMLKTELGVVRSNLSTMSDMMSQLDPVTAKQADMELLELYTVCKEMQDRIVKIIPRLSEEKLIEELLATNDEMNTAFTRFHRFERRLTNGQSTEQKSDNYMNLSDLYSPVSQSGIASVKSDSSLSLSKPDSLYSLMAKLSTSESDDMLSQKINISSQQLTSDANEVTADDLARAQGSSLQNSRLDESPASTRSSSPKLDWMIKRGMIPINQSNVMDDVEKWLELEDEYDDYEDSEGVTSEEFDRFLAERAKVAERLPSLRGSSQDASYSES from the exons ATGGAGTTTCTGCTGGGGAATCCGTTCAGCTCGCCGGTGGGCCAGTTAATCG AGCGTGCCACTAACTCCAGTTTACCATCTGAAGACTGGGAACTCAACATGGAAATCTGTGACATAATCAACAGCTCAGAAGAAGG GCCCAGAGACGCAGTCAGAGCCATAAAGAAACGGATTGTGGCGAACAAGAACTTCAAGGAGGTCATGTTGGCTCTTACT GTCCTCGAGACGTGTGTGAAGAACTGCGGCTACAGGTTTCACATCTCGGTGACGACGCGCGACTTCATCGAGGGCGTTCTGGTGCGCTCCATCATCCCCAGGAACAACCCGCCGCAGATCGTACATGACCGAGTCCTCGGCATTATTCAG GCGTGGGCCGACGCATTCCGCAGCTCGCCCGACCTGACGGGCGTGGTGTCGGTGTACGAAGACCTGCGGCGGAAGGGACTGGAGTTCCCGGCGGCTCAGCTCGACGGCTACCCGGCGGCTCAGGCTCCGAAGAAG ACTTTACCTGCGAACGGGCCTGCTGTCACTGCTCTATCTGCTGTGCGCCTGCCCTCTAAACCTCTCATCCCTGCTCACACCTCTGAGCTCAGACTGGCCCTGGAGGGAACCGGTGCCTTCACTCCCAGCCAG GTGAAGATGCTGAAGACGGAGCTGGGCGTGGTGCGCAGCAACCTGTCCACCATGTCGGACATGATGAGCCAGCTGGATCCGGTCACGGCGAAGCAGGCAGACATGGAGCTGCTGGAG TTGTACACTGTATGTAAGGAAATGCAAGACAGGATTGTGAAGATCATCCCCAGACTCAGCGAGGAGAAGCTGATCGAGGAATTACTGGCCACCAACGATGAAATGAACACTGCCTTCACTCGCTTCCACAG GTTTGAAAGAAGATTAACGAACGGTCAAAGCACAGAGCAGAAG AGCGACAACTATATGAACCTGTCCGACCTTTATTCACCCGTCAGCCAATCAGGGATCGCCTCAGTTAAAAGCGACAGCTCCCTCAGTCTGTCCAAGCCAGACAGTTTGTACAGCCTGATGGCCAAGCTGA GTACAAGCGAATCAGACGACATGTTATcgcagaaaataaacatctcaAGTCAGCAACTAAcaag TGATGCGAATGAAGTGACAGCGGACGATCTGGCTCGAGCTCAGGGCAGCAGTTTACAAAACTCCCGATTg GATGAGAGTCCAGCCTCGACCCGCAGCTCTTCACCAAAGTTAGATTGGATGATTAAAAGGGGAATG ATTCCCATCAACCAGTCCAATGTCATGGACGATGTCGAGAAATGGCTTGAGCTGGAAGACGAG TACGACGACTATGAAGACTCGGAGGGTGTGACCAGTGAAG AGTTCGACAGGTTCCTGGCAGAAAGAGCAAAAGTGGCGGAGCGCCTGCCATCCCTGCGAGGCTCCTCACAGGACGCCAGCTACTCCGAGTCCTAA
- the tom1 gene encoding target of Myb protein 1 isoform X3 has translation MEFLLGNPFSSPVGQLIERATNSSLPSEDWELNMEICDIINSSEEGPRDAVRAIKKRIVANKNFKEVMLALTVLETCVKNCGYRFHISVTTRDFIEGVLVRSIIPRNNPPQIVHDRVLGIIQAWADAFRSSPDLTGVVSVYEDLRRKGLEFPAAQLDGYPAAQAPKKTLPANGPAVTALSAVRLPSKPLIPAHTSELRLALEGTGAFTPSQVKMLKTELGVVRSNLSTMSDMMSQLDPVTAKQADMELLEQLYTVCKEMQDRIVKIIPRLSEEKLIEELLATNDEMNTAFTRFHRFERRLTNGQSTEQKSDNYMNLSDLYSPVSQSGIASVKSDSSLSLSKPDSLYSLMAKLSTSESDDMLSQKINISSQQLTSDANEVTADDLARAQGSSLQNSRLIPINQSNVMDDVEKWLELEDEYDDYEDSEGVTSEEFDRFLAERAKVAERLPSLRGSSQDASYSES, from the exons ATGGAGTTTCTGCTGGGGAATCCGTTCAGCTCGCCGGTGGGCCAGTTAATCG AGCGTGCCACTAACTCCAGTTTACCATCTGAAGACTGGGAACTCAACATGGAAATCTGTGACATAATCAACAGCTCAGAAGAAGG GCCCAGAGACGCAGTCAGAGCCATAAAGAAACGGATTGTGGCGAACAAGAACTTCAAGGAGGTCATGTTGGCTCTTACT GTCCTCGAGACGTGTGTGAAGAACTGCGGCTACAGGTTTCACATCTCGGTGACGACGCGCGACTTCATCGAGGGCGTTCTGGTGCGCTCCATCATCCCCAGGAACAACCCGCCGCAGATCGTACATGACCGAGTCCTCGGCATTATTCAG GCGTGGGCCGACGCATTCCGCAGCTCGCCCGACCTGACGGGCGTGGTGTCGGTGTACGAAGACCTGCGGCGGAAGGGACTGGAGTTCCCGGCGGCTCAGCTCGACGGCTACCCGGCGGCTCAGGCTCCGAAGAAG ACTTTACCTGCGAACGGGCCTGCTGTCACTGCTCTATCTGCTGTGCGCCTGCCCTCTAAACCTCTCATCCCTGCTCACACCTCTGAGCTCAGACTGGCCCTGGAGGGAACCGGTGCCTTCACTCCCAGCCAG GTGAAGATGCTGAAGACGGAGCTGGGCGTGGTGCGCAGCAACCTGTCCACCATGTCGGACATGATGAGCCAGCTGGATCCGGTCACGGCGAAGCAGGCAGACATGGAGCTGCTGGAG CAGTTGTACACTGTATGTAAGGAAATGCAAGACAGGATTGTGAAGATCATCCCCAGACTCAGCGAGGAGAAGCTGATCGAGGAATTACTGGCCACCAACGATGAAATGAACACTGCCTTCACTCGCTTCCACAG GTTTGAAAGAAGATTAACGAACGGTCAAAGCACAGAGCAGAAG AGCGACAACTATATGAACCTGTCCGACCTTTATTCACCCGTCAGCCAATCAGGGATCGCCTCAGTTAAAAGCGACAGCTCCCTCAGTCTGTCCAAGCCAGACAGTTTGTACAGCCTGATGGCCAAGCTGA GTACAAGCGAATCAGACGACATGTTATcgcagaaaataaacatctcaAGTCAGCAACTAAcaag TGATGCGAATGAAGTGACAGCGGACGATCTGGCTCGAGCTCAGGGCAGCAGTTTACAAAACTCCCGATTg ATTCCCATCAACCAGTCCAATGTCATGGACGATGTCGAGAAATGGCTTGAGCTGGAAGACGAG TACGACGACTATGAAGACTCGGAGGGTGTGACCAGTGAAG AGTTCGACAGGTTCCTGGCAGAAAGAGCAAAAGTGGCGGAGCGCCTGCCATCCCTGCGAGGCTCCTCACAGGACGCCAGCTACTCCGAGTCCTAA
- the tom1 gene encoding target of Myb protein 1 isoform X5: protein MEFLLGNPFSSPVGQLIERATNSSLPSEDWELNMEICDIINSSEEGPRDAVRAIKKRIVANKNFKEVMLALTVLETCVKNCGYRFHISVTTRDFIEGVLVRSIIPRNNPPQIVHDRVLGIIQAWADAFRSSPDLTGVVSVYEDLRRKGLEFPAAQLDGYPAAQAPKKVKMLKTELGVVRSNLSTMSDMMSQLDPVTAKQADMELLEQLYTVCKEMQDRIVKIIPRLSEEKLIEELLATNDEMNTAFTRFHRFERRLTNGQSTEQKSDNYMNLSDLYSPVSQSGIASVKSDSSLSLSKPDSLYSLMAKLSTSESDDMLSQKINISSQQLTSDANEVTADDLARAQGSSLQNSRLDESPASTRSSSPKLDWMIKRGMIPINQSNVMDDVEKWLELEDEYDDYEDSEGVTSEEFDRFLAERAKVAERLPSLRGSSQDASYSES, encoded by the exons ATGGAGTTTCTGCTGGGGAATCCGTTCAGCTCGCCGGTGGGCCAGTTAATCG AGCGTGCCACTAACTCCAGTTTACCATCTGAAGACTGGGAACTCAACATGGAAATCTGTGACATAATCAACAGCTCAGAAGAAGG GCCCAGAGACGCAGTCAGAGCCATAAAGAAACGGATTGTGGCGAACAAGAACTTCAAGGAGGTCATGTTGGCTCTTACT GTCCTCGAGACGTGTGTGAAGAACTGCGGCTACAGGTTTCACATCTCGGTGACGACGCGCGACTTCATCGAGGGCGTTCTGGTGCGCTCCATCATCCCCAGGAACAACCCGCCGCAGATCGTACATGACCGAGTCCTCGGCATTATTCAG GCGTGGGCCGACGCATTCCGCAGCTCGCCCGACCTGACGGGCGTGGTGTCGGTGTACGAAGACCTGCGGCGGAAGGGACTGGAGTTCCCGGCGGCTCAGCTCGACGGCTACCCGGCGGCTCAGGCTCCGAAGAAG GTGAAGATGCTGAAGACGGAGCTGGGCGTGGTGCGCAGCAACCTGTCCACCATGTCGGACATGATGAGCCAGCTGGATCCGGTCACGGCGAAGCAGGCAGACATGGAGCTGCTGGAG CAGTTGTACACTGTATGTAAGGAAATGCAAGACAGGATTGTGAAGATCATCCCCAGACTCAGCGAGGAGAAGCTGATCGAGGAATTACTGGCCACCAACGATGAAATGAACACTGCCTTCACTCGCTTCCACAG GTTTGAAAGAAGATTAACGAACGGTCAAAGCACAGAGCAGAAG AGCGACAACTATATGAACCTGTCCGACCTTTATTCACCCGTCAGCCAATCAGGGATCGCCTCAGTTAAAAGCGACAGCTCCCTCAGTCTGTCCAAGCCAGACAGTTTGTACAGCCTGATGGCCAAGCTGA GTACAAGCGAATCAGACGACATGTTATcgcagaaaataaacatctcaAGTCAGCAACTAAcaag TGATGCGAATGAAGTGACAGCGGACGATCTGGCTCGAGCTCAGGGCAGCAGTTTACAAAACTCCCGATTg GATGAGAGTCCAGCCTCGACCCGCAGCTCTTCACCAAAGTTAGATTGGATGATTAAAAGGGGAATG ATTCCCATCAACCAGTCCAATGTCATGGACGATGTCGAGAAATGGCTTGAGCTGGAAGACGAG TACGACGACTATGAAGACTCGGAGGGTGTGACCAGTGAAG AGTTCGACAGGTTCCTGGCAGAAAGAGCAAAAGTGGCGGAGCGCCTGCCATCCCTGCGAGGCTCCTCACAGGACGCCAGCTACTCCGAGTCCTAA
- the gcat gene encoding 2-amino-3-ketobutyrate coenzyme A ligase, mitochondrial, translating to MSLGTAFRSLIKPARGLLASSEPALKRSYAAVAEAKAVLEHELDSIRAAGTWKAERIITSKQGPQINVEGSRGSILNFCANNYLGLSSHPEVVQAGIDALKTHGAGLSSVRFICGTQNLHKNLEQKLAEFHEREDCILYASCFDANAGLFEVLLGPDDAVLSDELNHASIIDGIRLCRAKRLRYKHMDLSDLEVKLKEAQSSRMRLVVTDGVFSMDGDVAPLRGICDLAERYGAMVFIDECHATGFLGPRGRGTDELLGVMDRVQIVNSTLGKALGGAAGGYTVGPKPLIDLLRQRSRPYLFSNALPPPVVGCATRAVELLLASNEIAQSMTAKTMRFRNKMTQAGFTIAGSSHPICPVMLGDARLASLMADDMLQHGIYVIGFSYPVVPKGKARIRVQISAAHTDDDIDHCVDAFIQTGRKHGVVS from the exons ATGTCTCTCGGCACAGCGTTTCGGAGTTTGATAAAACCGGCCCGGGGGCTCCTGGCGTCCTCGGAACCGGCTCTGAAACGGAGCTACGCGGCTGTCGCTGAGGCCAAAGCAGTACTGGAGCACGAGCTGGACTCCATCCGAGCCGCGGGCACGTGGAAAGCGGAGAGGATCATTACCTCCAAGCAGGGTCCACAAATCAACGTGGAAGGCAGCCGTGGCA GTATATTGAACTTCTGCGCCAACAACTACCTGGGCCTGTCCAGCCACCCGGAAGTGGTGCAGGCTGGAATAGACGCGCTGAAGACGCACGGCGCTGGACTGAGCTCTGTGAGGTTCATCTGTGGGACGCAG aatcTGCATAAGAATCTGGAGCAGAAGCTGGCCGAGTTTCATGAGCGGGAGGACTGCATCCTGTACGCCAGCTGTTTCGACGCCAACGCCGGGCTGTTTGAA GTCCTGCTGGGCCCAGACGACGCCGTGCTGTCAGATGAGCTCAATCACGCCTCCATCATCGACGGGATCCGCCTGTGCCGGGCCAAGAGGCTGCGCTACAAACACATGGACCTCAGTGACCTGGAGGTCAAGCTCAAAGAggctcag TCTTCTCGGATGCGCCTGGTGGTGACAGACGGCGTCTTCTCCATGGACGGCGACGTGGCTCCGCTGCGAGGAATCTGCGACCTGGCCGAGCGCTACGGGGCCATGGTGTTCATAGACGAATGCCACGCCACCGGCTTCCTGGGGCCTCGGGGCAG AGGGACAGACGAGCTCCTGGGAGTGATGGACAGAGTCCAGATTGTGAACTCCACTCTGGGAAAAGCTTTGGGAGGAGCAGCAG GTGGCTACACAGTTGGCCCCAAGCCCCTCATTGACTTGCTCCGGCAGCGGTCCCGGCCCTACCTGTTCTCCAACGCCCTCCCGCCCCCCGTGGTGGGCTGTGCCACCCGCGCCGTGGAGTTGCTGCTCGCCTCCAACGAGATCGCGCAGAGCATGACGGCCAAAACCATGAG GTTCCGGAACAAGATGACGCAGGCGGGCTTCACCATCGCAGGCTCCTCCCACCCCATTTGCCCTGTGATGCTGGGCGACGCCCGGCTGGCCTCTCTGATGGCCGACGACATGCTGCAGCACG GGATCTACGTGATCGGCTTCTCCTACCCGGTGGTGCCGAAGGGCAAAGCCAGAATCCGGGTTCAGATTTCGGCGGCCCACACAGACGACGACATCGACCACTGCGTGGACGCTTTCATCCAGACGGGAAGGAAACACGGCGTCGTCTcctga
- the tom1 gene encoding target of Myb protein 1 isoform X6, producing the protein MEFLLGNPFSSPVGQLIERATNSSLPSEDWELNMEICDIINSSEEGPRDAVRAIKKRIVANKNFKEVMLALTVLETCVKNCGYRFHISVTTRDFIEGVLVRSIIPRNNPPQIVHDRVLGIIQAWADAFRSSPDLTGVVSVYEDLRRKGLEFPAAQLDGYPAAQAPKKVKMLKTELGVVRSNLSTMSDMMSQLDPVTAKQADMELLEQLYTVCKEMQDRIVKIIPRLSEEKLIEELLATNDEMNTAFTRFHRFERRLTNGQSTEQKSDNYMNLSDLYSPVSQSGIASVKSDSSLSLSKPDSLYSLMAKLSTSESDDMLSQKINISSQQLTSDANEVTADDLARAQGSSLQNSRLIPINQSNVMDDVEKWLELEDEYDDYEDSEGVTSEEFDRFLAERAKVAERLPSLRGSSQDASYSES; encoded by the exons ATGGAGTTTCTGCTGGGGAATCCGTTCAGCTCGCCGGTGGGCCAGTTAATCG AGCGTGCCACTAACTCCAGTTTACCATCTGAAGACTGGGAACTCAACATGGAAATCTGTGACATAATCAACAGCTCAGAAGAAGG GCCCAGAGACGCAGTCAGAGCCATAAAGAAACGGATTGTGGCGAACAAGAACTTCAAGGAGGTCATGTTGGCTCTTACT GTCCTCGAGACGTGTGTGAAGAACTGCGGCTACAGGTTTCACATCTCGGTGACGACGCGCGACTTCATCGAGGGCGTTCTGGTGCGCTCCATCATCCCCAGGAACAACCCGCCGCAGATCGTACATGACCGAGTCCTCGGCATTATTCAG GCGTGGGCCGACGCATTCCGCAGCTCGCCCGACCTGACGGGCGTGGTGTCGGTGTACGAAGACCTGCGGCGGAAGGGACTGGAGTTCCCGGCGGCTCAGCTCGACGGCTACCCGGCGGCTCAGGCTCCGAAGAAG GTGAAGATGCTGAAGACGGAGCTGGGCGTGGTGCGCAGCAACCTGTCCACCATGTCGGACATGATGAGCCAGCTGGATCCGGTCACGGCGAAGCAGGCAGACATGGAGCTGCTGGAG CAGTTGTACACTGTATGTAAGGAAATGCAAGACAGGATTGTGAAGATCATCCCCAGACTCAGCGAGGAGAAGCTGATCGAGGAATTACTGGCCACCAACGATGAAATGAACACTGCCTTCACTCGCTTCCACAG GTTTGAAAGAAGATTAACGAACGGTCAAAGCACAGAGCAGAAG AGCGACAACTATATGAACCTGTCCGACCTTTATTCACCCGTCAGCCAATCAGGGATCGCCTCAGTTAAAAGCGACAGCTCCCTCAGTCTGTCCAAGCCAGACAGTTTGTACAGCCTGATGGCCAAGCTGA GTACAAGCGAATCAGACGACATGTTATcgcagaaaataaacatctcaAGTCAGCAACTAAcaag TGATGCGAATGAAGTGACAGCGGACGATCTGGCTCGAGCTCAGGGCAGCAGTTTACAAAACTCCCGATTg ATTCCCATCAACCAGTCCAATGTCATGGACGATGTCGAGAAATGGCTTGAGCTGGAAGACGAG TACGACGACTATGAAGACTCGGAGGGTGTGACCAGTGAAG AGTTCGACAGGTTCCTGGCAGAAAGAGCAAAAGTGGCGGAGCGCCTGCCATCCCTGCGAGGCTCCTCACAGGACGCCAGCTACTCCGAGTCCTAA
- the tom1 gene encoding target of Myb protein 1 isoform X7 → MEFLLGNPFSSPVGQLIERATNSSLPSEDWELNMEICDIINSSEEGPRDAVRAIKKRIVANKNFKEVMLALTVLETCVKNCGYRFHISVTTRDFIEGVLVRSIIPRNNPPQIVHDRVLGIIQAWADAFRSSPDLTGVVSVYEDLRRKGLEFPAAQLDGYPAAQAPKKVKMLKTELGVVRSNLSTMSDMMSQLDPVTAKQADMELLELYTVCKEMQDRIVKIIPRLSEEKLIEELLATNDEMNTAFTRFHRFERRLTNGQSTEQKSDNYMNLSDLYSPVSQSGIASVKSDSSLSLSKPDSLYSLMAKLSTSESDDMLSQKINISSQQLTSDANEVTADDLARAQGSSLQNSRLIPINQSNVMDDVEKWLELEDEYDDYEDSEGVTSEEFDRFLAERAKVAERLPSLRGSSQDASYSES, encoded by the exons ATGGAGTTTCTGCTGGGGAATCCGTTCAGCTCGCCGGTGGGCCAGTTAATCG AGCGTGCCACTAACTCCAGTTTACCATCTGAAGACTGGGAACTCAACATGGAAATCTGTGACATAATCAACAGCTCAGAAGAAGG GCCCAGAGACGCAGTCAGAGCCATAAAGAAACGGATTGTGGCGAACAAGAACTTCAAGGAGGTCATGTTGGCTCTTACT GTCCTCGAGACGTGTGTGAAGAACTGCGGCTACAGGTTTCACATCTCGGTGACGACGCGCGACTTCATCGAGGGCGTTCTGGTGCGCTCCATCATCCCCAGGAACAACCCGCCGCAGATCGTACATGACCGAGTCCTCGGCATTATTCAG GCGTGGGCCGACGCATTCCGCAGCTCGCCCGACCTGACGGGCGTGGTGTCGGTGTACGAAGACCTGCGGCGGAAGGGACTGGAGTTCCCGGCGGCTCAGCTCGACGGCTACCCGGCGGCTCAGGCTCCGAAGAAG GTGAAGATGCTGAAGACGGAGCTGGGCGTGGTGCGCAGCAACCTGTCCACCATGTCGGACATGATGAGCCAGCTGGATCCGGTCACGGCGAAGCAGGCAGACATGGAGCTGCTGGAG TTGTACACTGTATGTAAGGAAATGCAAGACAGGATTGTGAAGATCATCCCCAGACTCAGCGAGGAGAAGCTGATCGAGGAATTACTGGCCACCAACGATGAAATGAACACTGCCTTCACTCGCTTCCACAG GTTTGAAAGAAGATTAACGAACGGTCAAAGCACAGAGCAGAAG AGCGACAACTATATGAACCTGTCCGACCTTTATTCACCCGTCAGCCAATCAGGGATCGCCTCAGTTAAAAGCGACAGCTCCCTCAGTCTGTCCAAGCCAGACAGTTTGTACAGCCTGATGGCCAAGCTGA GTACAAGCGAATCAGACGACATGTTATcgcagaaaataaacatctcaAGTCAGCAACTAAcaag TGATGCGAATGAAGTGACAGCGGACGATCTGGCTCGAGCTCAGGGCAGCAGTTTACAAAACTCCCGATTg ATTCCCATCAACCAGTCCAATGTCATGGACGATGTCGAGAAATGGCTTGAGCTGGAAGACGAG TACGACGACTATGAAGACTCGGAGGGTGTGACCAGTGAAG AGTTCGACAGGTTCCTGGCAGAAAGAGCAAAAGTGGCGGAGCGCCTGCCATCCCTGCGAGGCTCCTCACAGGACGCCAGCTACTCCGAGTCCTAA
- the tom1 gene encoding target of Myb protein 1 isoform X1, with translation MEFLLGNPFSSPVGQLIERATNSSLPSEDWELNMEICDIINSSEEGPRDAVRAIKKRIVANKNFKEVMLALTVLETCVKNCGYRFHISVTTRDFIEGVLVRSIIPRNNPPQIVHDRVLGIIQAWADAFRSSPDLTGVVSVYEDLRRKGLEFPAAQLDGYPAAQAPKKTLPANGPAVTALSAVRLPSKPLIPAHTSELRLALEGTGAFTPSQVKMLKTELGVVRSNLSTMSDMMSQLDPVTAKQADMELLEQLYTVCKEMQDRIVKIIPRLSEEKLIEELLATNDEMNTAFTRFHRFERRLTNGQSTEQKSDNYMNLSDLYSPVSQSGIASVKSDSSLSLSKPDSLYSLMAKLSTSESDDMLSQKINISSQQLTSDANEVTADDLARAQGSSLQNSRLDESPASTRSSSPKLDWMIKRGMIPINQSNVMDDVEKWLELEDEYDDYEDSEGVTSEEFDRFLAERAKVAERLPSLRGSSQDASYSES, from the exons ATGGAGTTTCTGCTGGGGAATCCGTTCAGCTCGCCGGTGGGCCAGTTAATCG AGCGTGCCACTAACTCCAGTTTACCATCTGAAGACTGGGAACTCAACATGGAAATCTGTGACATAATCAACAGCTCAGAAGAAGG GCCCAGAGACGCAGTCAGAGCCATAAAGAAACGGATTGTGGCGAACAAGAACTTCAAGGAGGTCATGTTGGCTCTTACT GTCCTCGAGACGTGTGTGAAGAACTGCGGCTACAGGTTTCACATCTCGGTGACGACGCGCGACTTCATCGAGGGCGTTCTGGTGCGCTCCATCATCCCCAGGAACAACCCGCCGCAGATCGTACATGACCGAGTCCTCGGCATTATTCAG GCGTGGGCCGACGCATTCCGCAGCTCGCCCGACCTGACGGGCGTGGTGTCGGTGTACGAAGACCTGCGGCGGAAGGGACTGGAGTTCCCGGCGGCTCAGCTCGACGGCTACCCGGCGGCTCAGGCTCCGAAGAAG ACTTTACCTGCGAACGGGCCTGCTGTCACTGCTCTATCTGCTGTGCGCCTGCCCTCTAAACCTCTCATCCCTGCTCACACCTCTGAGCTCAGACTGGCCCTGGAGGGAACCGGTGCCTTCACTCCCAGCCAG GTGAAGATGCTGAAGACGGAGCTGGGCGTGGTGCGCAGCAACCTGTCCACCATGTCGGACATGATGAGCCAGCTGGATCCGGTCACGGCGAAGCAGGCAGACATGGAGCTGCTGGAG CAGTTGTACACTGTATGTAAGGAAATGCAAGACAGGATTGTGAAGATCATCCCCAGACTCAGCGAGGAGAAGCTGATCGAGGAATTACTGGCCACCAACGATGAAATGAACACTGCCTTCACTCGCTTCCACAG GTTTGAAAGAAGATTAACGAACGGTCAAAGCACAGAGCAGAAG AGCGACAACTATATGAACCTGTCCGACCTTTATTCACCCGTCAGCCAATCAGGGATCGCCTCAGTTAAAAGCGACAGCTCCCTCAGTCTGTCCAAGCCAGACAGTTTGTACAGCCTGATGGCCAAGCTGA GTACAAGCGAATCAGACGACATGTTATcgcagaaaataaacatctcaAGTCAGCAACTAAcaag TGATGCGAATGAAGTGACAGCGGACGATCTGGCTCGAGCTCAGGGCAGCAGTTTACAAAACTCCCGATTg GATGAGAGTCCAGCCTCGACCCGCAGCTCTTCACCAAAGTTAGATTGGATGATTAAAAGGGGAATG ATTCCCATCAACCAGTCCAATGTCATGGACGATGTCGAGAAATGGCTTGAGCTGGAAGACGAG TACGACGACTATGAAGACTCGGAGGGTGTGACCAGTGAAG AGTTCGACAGGTTCCTGGCAGAAAGAGCAAAAGTGGCGGAGCGCCTGCCATCCCTGCGAGGCTCCTCACAGGACGCCAGCTACTCCGAGTCCTAA